The following coding sequences lie in one Arachis ipaensis cultivar K30076 chromosome B05, Araip1.1, whole genome shotgun sequence genomic window:
- the LOC107644063 gene encoding nuclear pore complex protein NUP98A isoform X1, producing MFGSTNPFGQSSSSPFGSPSVFGQNNSSSNPFAPKPFGSSPFGSQTGSSIFGGTSTGVFGAAQPSSPFSSTTTFGASSSPAFGSSAPAFGASSSTPAFGGSSSSFGGSSVFGQKPVFGGFGSTPTQTSPFGGSATATQPSQPAFGSSIFGSSTPFGAPSQPAFGSTGNPAFGATSTPAFGSTSTPAFGAASTLAFGTTSTPAFGSTSSPSFGNTGSAFGGSNTSVFGGGGTFGASTSPFGASSTPAFGAPSTPAFGASSTPAFSFGSTPAFGQSSSAFVGSTPFGSTSSPFGGQSSAFGSQTPSPAFGNAGIGQPGFGGQRGGSRVANYTPTTEADSGTSGQTAKLESISAMPIYKEKSHEELRWEDYQSGDKGGPLPSAQSTSSPFGSSTTQTNTFAPIQGFGQTSANPFSGTTTSSNPFAQKTSTFSGFGTTSSAPAFSSSAFGSSTTGVSQPSIFCPSPSPFGVNSSPSFGTSSTSLFNTASAQTSSSPFGSSIFGNTQPSQLFSSIAPQPSSGFGQTSSPFGQTSSFGQTSLFNSPSSGLVGSIFSSSSSLTSNTLTGFGQTTPSISMPFQQPQTAQSGGSFAFGNFGQTQPIGASSFGGTPGIFGQSNFGLSSSTPSSVVSQPAPITNPFGTLPALPQMSIGRGGTTSIQYGISSMPAQDKPAPVRISSLLTSRHLSQRRVRVPVRKYQSKTDGPKVPFFSDDEDTPTTPKADALFIPRENPRALIICPMEQWPGRASSEKASPFKDRNTPVKENGSVSKEASTQPVNGTSSASDKTAVENGVVKEHVQPTTKQVPNGSSEVHSPQKADVYKTLSGHRAGEAAIVYEHGADVEALMPKLWRSDYYTQPRIHELAAKERVEPGFCSHVKDFVVGRQGYGSIRFLGETDVRGLDLESLIQFNNREVIVYMDDAKKPPVGQGLNKPAEVTLLNIKCFDKKTGQQYTEGPKIEKYKEMLKRKAEDQGAEFISYDPIKGEWKIRVNHFSVYKLLDEEVCEVDE from the exons ATGTTTGGGTCAACGAACC CTTTTGGGCAGTCTTCATCGAGCCCGTTTGGCTCACCGTCTGTTTTCGGGCAGAATAATTCTAGCAGCAATCCCTTCGCCCCTAAGCCTTTTGGTAGTAGTCCTTTTGGTTCGCAGACAGGTAGTTCCATATTTGGAGGCACTTCAACTGGTGTGTTTGGTGCTGCTCAgccttcttctcccttctcttcTACCACAACGTTTGGTGCTTCATCTTCGCCCGCATTTGGTAGTTCGGCTCCGGCTTTTGGTGCTTCATCTTCCACCCCAGCTTTTGGTGGTTCGTCATCATCATTTGGGG GATCATCTGTTTTTGGTCAGAAGCCTGTTTTTGGAGGTTTTGGATCTACTCCCACTCAAACAAGTCCATTTGGTGGAAGTGCCACTGCCACCCAGCCGTCGCAACCAGCGTTTGGAAGCAGCATTTTTGGTTCCTCAACTCCTTTTGGTGCACCGTCTCAGCCAGCATTTGGTTCAACGGGCAACCCTGCATTTGGTGCCACAAGCACCCCTGCGTTTGGTTCTACTAGCACCCCTGCATTCGGTGCTGCTAGCACCCTAGCATTTGGTACAACTAGCACCCCTGCATTTGGTTCAACTTCCAGCCCATCCTTTGGTAACACAGGAAGTGCATTTGGTGGGTCCAATACTTCCGTTTTTGGAGGCGGGGGAACATTTGGGGCCTCAACTAGCCCTTTTGGTGCCTCTAGCACTCCGGCTTTCGGGGCACCTAGTACTCCAGCTTTTGGAGCTTCAAGTACCCCTGCATTTAGTTTTGGCTCTACTCCAGCTTTCGGCCAGTCTTCTTCTGCATTTGTTGGCAGCACCCCATTTGGAAGTACAAGCTCACCTTTTGGAGGGCAGAGTTCTGCATTTG GATCCCAGACGCCATCACCAGCCTTTGGAAATGCTGGTATTGGTCAGCCGGGTTTTGGAGGTCAACGGGGTGGAAGTAGAGTAGCTAACTATACACCAACAACAGAAGCTGATAGTGGTACCTCTGGACAGACTGCCAAATTGGAATCGATATCAGCCATGCCTATTTACAAAGAAAAAAGCCACGAGGAGCTAAGATGGGAGGACTATCAATCGGGAGATAAAG GTGGACCACTTCCCTCTGCTCAATCCACTAGTTCACCATTTGGATCATCTACAACACAGACAAACACCTTTGCTCCTATACAAGGGTTTGGTCAAACATCTGCGAACCCTTTTTCTGGCACGACAACTAGTTCTAACCCATTTGCCCAAAAGACTTCAACTTTTTCTGGATTTGGTACAACTTCATCTGCTCCTGCCTTCAGTTCATCAGCTTTTGGTTCTTCAACAACAGGTGTATCACAGCCTTCTATTTTTTGCCCATCCCCTTCTCCATTTGGAGTTAACTCTTCTCCGAGCTTTGGGACATCTTCTACATCCTTGTTTAATACTGCTTCTGCTCAGACTTCATCTTCACCATTTGGCTCAAGCATTTTTGGGAACACTCAGCCATCCCAATTATTTAGTTCTATAGCCCCGCAACCAAGCTCAGGTTTCGGACAGACATCCTCTCCCTTTGGGCAGACTTCATCTTTTGGTCAAACTAGCTTGTTCAATTCACCTTCTTCTGGGCTTGTCGGAAGCATTTTCTCGAGCAGCTCATCACTCACATCTAATACTCTGACAGGCTTTGGGCAAACAACG CCATCCATTTCAATGCCTTTCCAACAACCACAGACTGCTCAGTCAGGTGGTTCATTTGCCTTTGGCAACTTTGGCCAGACACAACCTA TTGGTGCAAGTAGCTTCGGTGGCACTCCAGGTATATTTGGACAGAGTAACTTTGGACTGTC GTCTTCTACCCCGAGCTCTGTAGTTTCACAACCAGCACCAATTACCAATCCATTTGGAACACTTCCTGCTTTGCCTCAGATGTCAATTGGTCGAGGTGGAACAACTTCGATTCAATATGGAATCTCTAGCATGCCT GCACAAGACAAACCTGCGCCTGTTAGAATATCATCGTTATTGACTTCTCGACATTTATCACAAAGACGAGTTAGGGTTCCTGTCCGGAAATATCAGTCTAAAACAGATGGGCCAAAG GTTCCATTCTTTAGTGATGACGAGGACACTCCAACCACTCCAAAGGCTGATGCACTTTTCATTCCTAGAGAAAACCCAAGGGCACTGATTATTTGTCCCATGGAGCAGTGGCCTGGAAGGGCTTCATCTGAGAAAGCATCACCTTTTAAGGATAGAAATACCCCAGTGAAGGAGAATG GAAGTGTATCTAAAGAAGCGTCAACTCAACCAGTCAATGGGACCAGCTCAGCTAGTGATA AAACTGCAGTGGAAAATGGGGTTGTCAAGGAGCATGTTCAGCCTACAACAAAGCAAGTTCCCAATGGGAGTAGTGAGGTCCATTCTCCTCAGAAGGCAGATGTATACAAGACCCTCAGTGGGCACAGGGCTGGCGAGGCTGCGATTGTGTATGAACACGGAGCTGATGTTGAGGCACTAATGCCAAAGCTTTGGCGTTCTGATTACTACACACAGCCTCGAATACATGAGCTGGCGGCAAAGGAAAGAGTCGAACCAGGATTCTGCAGTCATGTCAAAGACTTTGTGGTCGGAAGGCAAGGTTATGGCAGCATCAGATTCTTGGGTGAGACAGATGTAAGAGGGCTTGACCTTGAGTCCCTTATTCAGTTCAACAACCGTGAGGTTATTGTTTACATGGATGATGCAAAGAAGCCACCTGTTGGACAAGGGCTGAATAAGCCCGCTGAGGTTACTCTCCTTAACATAAAATGTTTTGACAAGAAAACTGGGCAACAATACACAGAAGGGCCAAAGATCGAGAAATACAAGGAGATGCTTAAGAGAAAGGCTGAGGACCAAGGTGCTGAATTTATTTCATACGATCCCATTAAAGGAGAATGGAAAATCAGGGTCAACCACTTCAGTGTCTACAAGCTGTTGGATGAAGAAGTCTGCGAGGTGGATGAATGA
- the LOC107644063 gene encoding nuclear pore complex protein NUP98A isoform X3 codes for MFGSTNPFGQSSSSPFGSPSVFGQNNSSSNPFAPKPFGSSPFGSQTGSSIFGGTSTGVFGAAQPSSPFSSTTTFGASSSPAFGSSAPAFGASSSTPAFGGSSSSFGGSSVFGQKPVFGGFGSTPTQTSPFGGSATATQPSQPAFGSSIFGSSTPFGAPSQPAFGSTGNPAFGATSTPAFGSTSTPAFGAASTLAFGTTSTPAFGSTSSPSFGNTGSAFGGSNTSVFGGGGTFGASTSPFGASSTPAFGAPSTPAFGASSTPAFSFGSTPAFGQSSSAFVGSTPFGSTSSPFGGQSSAFGSQTPSPAFGNAGIGQPGFGGQRGGSRVANYTPTTEADSGTSGQTAKLESISAMPIYKEKSHEELRWEDYQSGDKGGPLPSAQSTSSPFGSSTTQTNTFAPIQGFGQTSANPFSGTTTSSNPFAQKTSTFSGFGTTSSAPAFSSSAFGSSTTGVSQPSIFCPSPSPFGVNSSPSFGTSSTSLFNTASAQTSSSPFGSSIFGNTQPSQLFSSIAPQPSSGFGQTSSPFGQTSSFGQTSLFNSPSSGLVGSIFSSSSSLTSNTLTGFGQTTPSISMPFQQPQTAQSGGSFAFGNFGQTQPIGASSFGGTPGIFGQSNFGLSSSTPSSVVSQPAPITNPFGTLPALPQMSIGRGGTTSIQYGISSMPAQDKPAPVRISSLLTSRHLSQRRVRVPVRKYQSKTDGPKVPFFSDDEDTPTTPKADALFIPRENPRALIICPMEQWPGRASSEKASPFKDRNTPVKENETAVENGVVKEHVQPTTKQVPNGSSEVHSPQKADVYKTLSGHRAGEAAIVYEHGADVEALMPKLWRSDYYTQPRIHELAAKERVEPGFCSHVKDFVVGRQGYGSIRFLGETDVRGLDLESLIQFNNREVIVYMDDAKKPPVGQGLNKPAEVTLLNIKCFDKKTGQQYTEGPKIEKYKEMLKRKAEDQGAEFISYDPIKGEWKIRVNHFSVYKLLDEEVCEVDE; via the exons ATGTTTGGGTCAACGAACC CTTTTGGGCAGTCTTCATCGAGCCCGTTTGGCTCACCGTCTGTTTTCGGGCAGAATAATTCTAGCAGCAATCCCTTCGCCCCTAAGCCTTTTGGTAGTAGTCCTTTTGGTTCGCAGACAGGTAGTTCCATATTTGGAGGCACTTCAACTGGTGTGTTTGGTGCTGCTCAgccttcttctcccttctcttcTACCACAACGTTTGGTGCTTCATCTTCGCCCGCATTTGGTAGTTCGGCTCCGGCTTTTGGTGCTTCATCTTCCACCCCAGCTTTTGGTGGTTCGTCATCATCATTTGGGG GATCATCTGTTTTTGGTCAGAAGCCTGTTTTTGGAGGTTTTGGATCTACTCCCACTCAAACAAGTCCATTTGGTGGAAGTGCCACTGCCACCCAGCCGTCGCAACCAGCGTTTGGAAGCAGCATTTTTGGTTCCTCAACTCCTTTTGGTGCACCGTCTCAGCCAGCATTTGGTTCAACGGGCAACCCTGCATTTGGTGCCACAAGCACCCCTGCGTTTGGTTCTACTAGCACCCCTGCATTCGGTGCTGCTAGCACCCTAGCATTTGGTACAACTAGCACCCCTGCATTTGGTTCAACTTCCAGCCCATCCTTTGGTAACACAGGAAGTGCATTTGGTGGGTCCAATACTTCCGTTTTTGGAGGCGGGGGAACATTTGGGGCCTCAACTAGCCCTTTTGGTGCCTCTAGCACTCCGGCTTTCGGGGCACCTAGTACTCCAGCTTTTGGAGCTTCAAGTACCCCTGCATTTAGTTTTGGCTCTACTCCAGCTTTCGGCCAGTCTTCTTCTGCATTTGTTGGCAGCACCCCATTTGGAAGTACAAGCTCACCTTTTGGAGGGCAGAGTTCTGCATTTG GATCCCAGACGCCATCACCAGCCTTTGGAAATGCTGGTATTGGTCAGCCGGGTTTTGGAGGTCAACGGGGTGGAAGTAGAGTAGCTAACTATACACCAACAACAGAAGCTGATAGTGGTACCTCTGGACAGACTGCCAAATTGGAATCGATATCAGCCATGCCTATTTACAAAGAAAAAAGCCACGAGGAGCTAAGATGGGAGGACTATCAATCGGGAGATAAAG GTGGACCACTTCCCTCTGCTCAATCCACTAGTTCACCATTTGGATCATCTACAACACAGACAAACACCTTTGCTCCTATACAAGGGTTTGGTCAAACATCTGCGAACCCTTTTTCTGGCACGACAACTAGTTCTAACCCATTTGCCCAAAAGACTTCAACTTTTTCTGGATTTGGTACAACTTCATCTGCTCCTGCCTTCAGTTCATCAGCTTTTGGTTCTTCAACAACAGGTGTATCACAGCCTTCTATTTTTTGCCCATCCCCTTCTCCATTTGGAGTTAACTCTTCTCCGAGCTTTGGGACATCTTCTACATCCTTGTTTAATACTGCTTCTGCTCAGACTTCATCTTCACCATTTGGCTCAAGCATTTTTGGGAACACTCAGCCATCCCAATTATTTAGTTCTATAGCCCCGCAACCAAGCTCAGGTTTCGGACAGACATCCTCTCCCTTTGGGCAGACTTCATCTTTTGGTCAAACTAGCTTGTTCAATTCACCTTCTTCTGGGCTTGTCGGAAGCATTTTCTCGAGCAGCTCATCACTCACATCTAATACTCTGACAGGCTTTGGGCAAACAACG CCATCCATTTCAATGCCTTTCCAACAACCACAGACTGCTCAGTCAGGTGGTTCATTTGCCTTTGGCAACTTTGGCCAGACACAACCTA TTGGTGCAAGTAGCTTCGGTGGCACTCCAGGTATATTTGGACAGAGTAACTTTGGACTGTC GTCTTCTACCCCGAGCTCTGTAGTTTCACAACCAGCACCAATTACCAATCCATTTGGAACACTTCCTGCTTTGCCTCAGATGTCAATTGGTCGAGGTGGAACAACTTCGATTCAATATGGAATCTCTAGCATGCCT GCACAAGACAAACCTGCGCCTGTTAGAATATCATCGTTATTGACTTCTCGACATTTATCACAAAGACGAGTTAGGGTTCCTGTCCGGAAATATCAGTCTAAAACAGATGGGCCAAAG GTTCCATTCTTTAGTGATGACGAGGACACTCCAACCACTCCAAAGGCTGATGCACTTTTCATTCCTAGAGAAAACCCAAGGGCACTGATTATTTGTCCCATGGAGCAGTGGCCTGGAAGGGCTTCATCTGAGAAAGCATCACCTTTTAAGGATAGAAATACCCCAGTGAAGGAGAATG AAACTGCAGTGGAAAATGGGGTTGTCAAGGAGCATGTTCAGCCTACAACAAAGCAAGTTCCCAATGGGAGTAGTGAGGTCCATTCTCCTCAGAAGGCAGATGTATACAAGACCCTCAGTGGGCACAGGGCTGGCGAGGCTGCGATTGTGTATGAACACGGAGCTGATGTTGAGGCACTAATGCCAAAGCTTTGGCGTTCTGATTACTACACACAGCCTCGAATACATGAGCTGGCGGCAAAGGAAAGAGTCGAACCAGGATTCTGCAGTCATGTCAAAGACTTTGTGGTCGGAAGGCAAGGTTATGGCAGCATCAGATTCTTGGGTGAGACAGATGTAAGAGGGCTTGACCTTGAGTCCCTTATTCAGTTCAACAACCGTGAGGTTATTGTTTACATGGATGATGCAAAGAAGCCACCTGTTGGACAAGGGCTGAATAAGCCCGCTGAGGTTACTCTCCTTAACATAAAATGTTTTGACAAGAAAACTGGGCAACAATACACAGAAGGGCCAAAGATCGAGAAATACAAGGAGATGCTTAAGAGAAAGGCTGAGGACCAAGGTGCTGAATTTATTTCATACGATCCCATTAAAGGAGAATGGAAAATCAGGGTCAACCACTTCAGTGTCTACAAGCTGTTGGATGAAGAAGTCTGCGAGGTGGATGAATGA
- the LOC107644063 gene encoding nuclear pore complex protein NUP98A isoform X2: MFGSTNPFGQSSSSPFGSPSVFGQNNSSSNPFAPKPFGSSPFGSQTGSSIFGGTSTGVFGAAQPSSPFSSTTTFGASSSPAFGSSAPAFGASSSTPAFGGSSSSFGGSSVFGQKPVFGGFGSTPTQTSPFGGSATATQPSQPAFGSSIFGSSTPFGAPSQPAFGSTGNPAFGATSTPAFGSTSTPAFGAASTLAFGTTSTPAFGSTSSPSFGNTGSAFGGSNTSVFGGGGTFGASTSPFGASSTPAFGAPSTPAFGASSTPAFSFGSTPAFGQSSSAFVGSTPFGSTSSPFGGQSSAFGSQTPSPAFGNAGIGQPGFGGQRGGSRVANYTPTTEADSGTSGQTAKLESISAMPIYKEKSHEELRWEDYQSGDKGGPLPSAQSTSSPFGSSTTQTNTFAPIQGFGQTSANPFSGTTTSSNPFAQKTSTFSGFGTTSSAPAFSSSAFGSSTTGVSQPSIFCPSPSPFGVNSSPSFGTSSTSLFNTASAQTSSSPFGSSIFGNTQPSQLFSSIAPQPSSGFGQTSSPFGQTSSFGQTSLFNSPSSGLVGSIFSSSSSLTSNTLTGFGQTTPSISMPFQQPQTAQSVGASSFGGTPGIFGQSNFGLSSSTPSSVVSQPAPITNPFGTLPALPQMSIGRGGTTSIQYGISSMPAQDKPAPVRISSLLTSRHLSQRRVRVPVRKYQSKTDGPKVPFFSDDEDTPTTPKADALFIPRENPRALIICPMEQWPGRASSEKASPFKDRNTPVKENGSVSKEASTQPVNGTSSASDKTAVENGVVKEHVQPTTKQVPNGSSEVHSPQKADVYKTLSGHRAGEAAIVYEHGADVEALMPKLWRSDYYTQPRIHELAAKERVEPGFCSHVKDFVVGRQGYGSIRFLGETDVRGLDLESLIQFNNREVIVYMDDAKKPPVGQGLNKPAEVTLLNIKCFDKKTGQQYTEGPKIEKYKEMLKRKAEDQGAEFISYDPIKGEWKIRVNHFSVYKLLDEEVCEVDE; encoded by the exons ATGTTTGGGTCAACGAACC CTTTTGGGCAGTCTTCATCGAGCCCGTTTGGCTCACCGTCTGTTTTCGGGCAGAATAATTCTAGCAGCAATCCCTTCGCCCCTAAGCCTTTTGGTAGTAGTCCTTTTGGTTCGCAGACAGGTAGTTCCATATTTGGAGGCACTTCAACTGGTGTGTTTGGTGCTGCTCAgccttcttctcccttctcttcTACCACAACGTTTGGTGCTTCATCTTCGCCCGCATTTGGTAGTTCGGCTCCGGCTTTTGGTGCTTCATCTTCCACCCCAGCTTTTGGTGGTTCGTCATCATCATTTGGGG GATCATCTGTTTTTGGTCAGAAGCCTGTTTTTGGAGGTTTTGGATCTACTCCCACTCAAACAAGTCCATTTGGTGGAAGTGCCACTGCCACCCAGCCGTCGCAACCAGCGTTTGGAAGCAGCATTTTTGGTTCCTCAACTCCTTTTGGTGCACCGTCTCAGCCAGCATTTGGTTCAACGGGCAACCCTGCATTTGGTGCCACAAGCACCCCTGCGTTTGGTTCTACTAGCACCCCTGCATTCGGTGCTGCTAGCACCCTAGCATTTGGTACAACTAGCACCCCTGCATTTGGTTCAACTTCCAGCCCATCCTTTGGTAACACAGGAAGTGCATTTGGTGGGTCCAATACTTCCGTTTTTGGAGGCGGGGGAACATTTGGGGCCTCAACTAGCCCTTTTGGTGCCTCTAGCACTCCGGCTTTCGGGGCACCTAGTACTCCAGCTTTTGGAGCTTCAAGTACCCCTGCATTTAGTTTTGGCTCTACTCCAGCTTTCGGCCAGTCTTCTTCTGCATTTGTTGGCAGCACCCCATTTGGAAGTACAAGCTCACCTTTTGGAGGGCAGAGTTCTGCATTTG GATCCCAGACGCCATCACCAGCCTTTGGAAATGCTGGTATTGGTCAGCCGGGTTTTGGAGGTCAACGGGGTGGAAGTAGAGTAGCTAACTATACACCAACAACAGAAGCTGATAGTGGTACCTCTGGACAGACTGCCAAATTGGAATCGATATCAGCCATGCCTATTTACAAAGAAAAAAGCCACGAGGAGCTAAGATGGGAGGACTATCAATCGGGAGATAAAG GTGGACCACTTCCCTCTGCTCAATCCACTAGTTCACCATTTGGATCATCTACAACACAGACAAACACCTTTGCTCCTATACAAGGGTTTGGTCAAACATCTGCGAACCCTTTTTCTGGCACGACAACTAGTTCTAACCCATTTGCCCAAAAGACTTCAACTTTTTCTGGATTTGGTACAACTTCATCTGCTCCTGCCTTCAGTTCATCAGCTTTTGGTTCTTCAACAACAGGTGTATCACAGCCTTCTATTTTTTGCCCATCCCCTTCTCCATTTGGAGTTAACTCTTCTCCGAGCTTTGGGACATCTTCTACATCCTTGTTTAATACTGCTTCTGCTCAGACTTCATCTTCACCATTTGGCTCAAGCATTTTTGGGAACACTCAGCCATCCCAATTATTTAGTTCTATAGCCCCGCAACCAAGCTCAGGTTTCGGACAGACATCCTCTCCCTTTGGGCAGACTTCATCTTTTGGTCAAACTAGCTTGTTCAATTCACCTTCTTCTGGGCTTGTCGGAAGCATTTTCTCGAGCAGCTCATCACTCACATCTAATACTCTGACAGGCTTTGGGCAAACAACG CCATCCATTTCAATGCCTTTCCAACAACCACAGACTGCTCAGTCAG TTGGTGCAAGTAGCTTCGGTGGCACTCCAGGTATATTTGGACAGAGTAACTTTGGACTGTC GTCTTCTACCCCGAGCTCTGTAGTTTCACAACCAGCACCAATTACCAATCCATTTGGAACACTTCCTGCTTTGCCTCAGATGTCAATTGGTCGAGGTGGAACAACTTCGATTCAATATGGAATCTCTAGCATGCCT GCACAAGACAAACCTGCGCCTGTTAGAATATCATCGTTATTGACTTCTCGACATTTATCACAAAGACGAGTTAGGGTTCCTGTCCGGAAATATCAGTCTAAAACAGATGGGCCAAAG GTTCCATTCTTTAGTGATGACGAGGACACTCCAACCACTCCAAAGGCTGATGCACTTTTCATTCCTAGAGAAAACCCAAGGGCACTGATTATTTGTCCCATGGAGCAGTGGCCTGGAAGGGCTTCATCTGAGAAAGCATCACCTTTTAAGGATAGAAATACCCCAGTGAAGGAGAATG GAAGTGTATCTAAAGAAGCGTCAACTCAACCAGTCAATGGGACCAGCTCAGCTAGTGATA AAACTGCAGTGGAAAATGGGGTTGTCAAGGAGCATGTTCAGCCTACAACAAAGCAAGTTCCCAATGGGAGTAGTGAGGTCCATTCTCCTCAGAAGGCAGATGTATACAAGACCCTCAGTGGGCACAGGGCTGGCGAGGCTGCGATTGTGTATGAACACGGAGCTGATGTTGAGGCACTAATGCCAAAGCTTTGGCGTTCTGATTACTACACACAGCCTCGAATACATGAGCTGGCGGCAAAGGAAAGAGTCGAACCAGGATTCTGCAGTCATGTCAAAGACTTTGTGGTCGGAAGGCAAGGTTATGGCAGCATCAGATTCTTGGGTGAGACAGATGTAAGAGGGCTTGACCTTGAGTCCCTTATTCAGTTCAACAACCGTGAGGTTATTGTTTACATGGATGATGCAAAGAAGCCACCTGTTGGACAAGGGCTGAATAAGCCCGCTGAGGTTACTCTCCTTAACATAAAATGTTTTGACAAGAAAACTGGGCAACAATACACAGAAGGGCCAAAGATCGAGAAATACAAGGAGATGCTTAAGAGAAAGGCTGAGGACCAAGGTGCTGAATTTATTTCATACGATCCCATTAAAGGAGAATGGAAAATCAGGGTCAACCACTTCAGTGTCTACAAGCTGTTGGATGAAGAAGTCTGCGAGGTGGATGAATGA